A region from the Triticum aestivum cultivar Chinese Spring chromosome 3D, IWGSC CS RefSeq v2.1, whole genome shotgun sequence genome encodes:
- the LOC123080200 gene encoding pentatricopeptide repeat-containing protein At2g36240 isoform X1 — translation MAASRRLARKLPSIISKHQRLISPEIETLEETPEISTSPASIPLDPTLPLLPLAVSHLSPPSPLPALPSAHASSPTSLLRLLRRARHHPRLAPLDLHLLLAAADASSAFRPDHRLTSLLAARLAASRRLPSLRRLLQLVLSRPCPCADDSIFACPDLLPTFRKAILAFATSGDIPAASEALASLRRAADSPLPAEFYNIILHALARLHRHDDAIRFYGEMTSVHRVALDAYTFNILINSSCRVEGVDAAMRWFEEMRRRSCAPTGVSFNTLMRGFFREGRYKEGLKVAYEMLQLGAGLSVASMEILIGGLCRGGEALKAAEVFAEFLVDAVVPEGFDCLDLVESLCHVGRVDKAVEIVELVLERNRACCLSVPAGVTVLECLMKAGKLDDVCRLMGRMVGEGIVPDTISCNCIIESFCEAGMISDANRLRILTKEKGFAADAATYSMLVQGFGRQGRVKEGEAVLDEMLDLGFIPNIVAYNRLLDSLHVRRSLQ, via the coding sequence ATGGCCGCCTCCCGCCGCCTGGCGCGGAAGCTCCCCTCCATCATCTCCAAGCACCAGCGCCTCATCTCGCCGGAGATCGAAACCCTAGAGGAGACCCCCGAAATCTCCACCTCACCGGCCTCCATCCCCCTCGACCCCACCCTGCCGCTCCTCCCGCTCGCCGTCTCCCACCTCTCGCCGCCGAGCCCCCTCCCGGCGCTCCCCTCCGCGCACGCCTCGTCCCCGACGTCGCTCCTTCGCCTCCTGCGCCGCGCGCGGCACCACCCGCGCCTCGCGCCGCTcgacctccacctcctcctcgcggccgccgACGCCTCCTCGGCCTTCCGCCCCGACCACCGCCTCACGAGCCTCCTCGCCGCGCGCCTCGCGGCCTCCCGCCGCCTCCCCTCGCTGCGGCGCCTCCTCCAGCTCGTCCTCTCCCGCCCCTGCCCCTGCGCCGACGACTCCATCTTCGCCTGCCCCGATCTCCTCCCGACCTTCCGCAAGGCCATCCTCGCCTTCGCCACCTCCGGCGACATCCCCGCGGCGTCCGAAGCCCTCGCGTCCCTCCGCCGCGCCGCGGACTCGCCCCTCCCCGCCGAGTTCTACAACATCATCCTCCACGCCCTCGCCCGTCTCCACCGCCATGACGACgccatccgcttctacggcgagatgACCAGCGTCCACCGCGTCGCACTGGATGCCTACACCTTCAACATACTCATCAACAGCTCCTGCCGCGTCGAAGGCGTCGATGCCGCCATGCGGTGGTTCGAGGAGATGCGGCGCCGGAGCTGTGCGCCGACTGGTGTGAGCTTCAATACTCTTATGCGCGGGTTCTTCAGAGAAGGCAGGTATAAGGAAGGCCTTAAGGTTGCTTATGAGATGCTGCAGCTTGGGGCCGGGCTGTCGGTTGCTTCCATGGAGATTTTGATTGGTGGGTTGTGCCGTGGAGGCGAGGCTTTGAAGGCAGCCGAGGTGTTTGCGGAGTTTTTGGTGGATGCGGTGGTTCCGGAAGGGTTTGATTGCTTGGATCTTGTTGAATCCCTGTGCCATGTTGGAAGGGTGGACAAAGCAGTAGAAATAGTGGAGTTGGTATTGGAGAGGAATAGGGCATGCTGCTTAAGTGTCCCTGCTGGTGTAACGGTTTTGGAGTGCTTGATGAAGGCTGGGAAGCTGGATGATGTGTGCCGGTTGATGGGAAGGATGGTTGGGGAGGGGATTGTCCCGGATACCATTTCTTGTAACTGTATAATTGAGTCATTTTGTGAAGCTGGGATGATTTCTGATGCAAACAGGCTGAGGATTCTGACTAAAGAGAAGGGTTTTGCAGCCGATGCTGCGACATATAGCATGCTGGTGCAGGGCTTTGGCAGGCAGGGAAGGGTGAAGGAAGGTGAGGCTGTGTTGGATGAAATGCTTGATTTAGGGTTTATACCAAACATTGTGGCTTACAATAGGCTTCTTGATAGCTTACATGTGCGGAGATCTTTGCAATGA
- the LOC123080200 gene encoding pentatricopeptide repeat-containing protein At2g36240 isoform X2, with translation MAASRRLARKLPSIISKHQRLISPEIETLEETPEISTSPASIPLDPTLPLLPLAVSHLSPPSPLPALPSAHASSPTSLLRLLRRARHHPRLAPLDLHLLLAAADASSAFRPDHRLTSLLAARLAASRRLPSLRRLLQLVLSRPCPCADDSIFACPDLLPTFRKAILAFATSGDIPAASEALASLRRAADSPLPAEFYNIILHALARLHRHDDAIRFYGEMTSVHRVALDAYTFNILINSSCRVEGVDAAMRWFEEMRRRSCAPTGVSFNTLMRGFFREGRYKEGLKVAYEMLQLGAGLSVASMEILIGGLCRGGEALKAAEVFAEFLVDAVVPEGFDCLDLVESLCHVGRVDKAVEIVELVLERNRACCLSVPAGVTVLECLMKAGKLDDVCRLMGRMVGEGIVPDTISCNCIIESFCEAGMISDANRLRILTKEKGFAADAATYSMLVQGFGRQGRVKEETLEEHKTKQGIVG, from the exons ATGGCCGCCTCCCGCCGCCTGGCGCGGAAGCTCCCCTCCATCATCTCCAAGCACCAGCGCCTCATCTCGCCGGAGATCGAAACCCTAGAGGAGACCCCCGAAATCTCCACCTCACCGGCCTCCATCCCCCTCGACCCCACCCTGCCGCTCCTCCCGCTCGCCGTCTCCCACCTCTCGCCGCCGAGCCCCCTCCCGGCGCTCCCCTCCGCGCACGCCTCGTCCCCGACGTCGCTCCTTCGCCTCCTGCGCCGCGCGCGGCACCACCCGCGCCTCGCGCCGCTcgacctccacctcctcctcgcggccgccgACGCCTCCTCGGCCTTCCGCCCCGACCACCGCCTCACGAGCCTCCTCGCCGCGCGCCTCGCGGCCTCCCGCCGCCTCCCCTCGCTGCGGCGCCTCCTCCAGCTCGTCCTCTCCCGCCCCTGCCCCTGCGCCGACGACTCCATCTTCGCCTGCCCCGATCTCCTCCCGACCTTCCGCAAGGCCATCCTCGCCTTCGCCACCTCCGGCGACATCCCCGCGGCGTCCGAAGCCCTCGCGTCCCTCCGCCGCGCCGCGGACTCGCCCCTCCCCGCCGAGTTCTACAACATCATCCTCCACGCCCTCGCCCGTCTCCACCGCCATGACGACgccatccgcttctacggcgagatgACCAGCGTCCACCGCGTCGCACTGGATGCCTACACCTTCAACATACTCATCAACAGCTCCTGCCGCGTCGAAGGCGTCGATGCCGCCATGCGGTGGTTCGAGGAGATGCGGCGCCGGAGCTGTGCGCCGACTGGTGTGAGCTTCAATACTCTTATGCGCGGGTTCTTCAGAGAAGGCAGGTATAAGGAAGGCCTTAAGGTTGCTTATGAGATGCTGCAGCTTGGGGCCGGGCTGTCGGTTGCTTCCATGGAGATTTTGATTGGTGGGTTGTGCCGTGGAGGCGAGGCTTTGAAGGCAGCCGAGGTGTTTGCGGAGTTTTTGGTGGATGCGGTGGTTCCGGAAGGGTTTGATTGCTTGGATCTTGTTGAATCCCTGTGCCATGTTGGAAGGGTGGACAAAGCAGTAGAAATAGTGGAGTTGGTATTGGAGAGGAATAGGGCATGCTGCTTAAGTGTCCCTGCTGGTGTAACGGTTTTGGAGTGCTTGATGAAGGCTGGGAAGCTGGATGATGTGTGCCGGTTGATGGGAAGGATGGTTGGGGAGGGGATTGTCCCGGATACCATTTCTTGTAACTGTATAATTGAGTCATTTTGTGAAGCTGGGATGATTTCTGATGCAAACAGGCTGAGGATTCTGACTAAAGAGAAGGGTTTTGCAGCCGATGCTGCGACATATAGCATGCTGGTGCAGGGCTTTGGCAGGCAGGGAAGGGTGAAGGAAG AGACTTTGGAGGAACATAAAACAAAACAAGGGATAGTCGGATAG